Proteins co-encoded in one Halorussus vallis genomic window:
- the mtnP gene encoding S-methyl-5'-thioadenosine phosphorylase, translating to MTIGFIGGSGIYDALPLENTREVELTTPFGEPSSPVTVGEMAGEEVAFLPRHGPDHQHTPTNAPYKANIYALKQMGVERVLSSNAVGSLREELAPQTLVVPDQTFDRTKHRDSTFFGDGIVVHMPFAEPYCPHMVDHLADSCDAATDADYQKGGTYVCIEGPQYSTRAESEFYRAQGWDVIGMTTIPEAKLAREAEMCYATVAGVTDYDVWKEDSEVTLQEVLENAAENEDAIKEVVERAIRQLPDERDCDCGSALEGTINTPTEAIPDETRERVDAFVGEYLE from the coding sequence ATGACCATCGGTTTCATCGGCGGCAGCGGCATCTACGACGCCCTGCCTCTGGAGAACACCCGCGAGGTCGAACTGACGACGCCGTTCGGCGAGCCGAGTTCGCCCGTCACGGTCGGCGAGATGGCCGGCGAAGAGGTCGCGTTCCTGCCCCGCCACGGCCCGGACCACCAGCACACGCCGACGAACGCGCCGTACAAGGCGAACATCTACGCCCTGAAGCAGATGGGCGTCGAGCGCGTGCTGTCGAGCAACGCGGTCGGGAGCCTCCGCGAGGAACTGGCGCCCCAGACGCTCGTGGTTCCCGACCAGACGTTCGACCGGACGAAGCACCGCGACTCGACGTTCTTCGGCGACGGCATCGTCGTCCACATGCCCTTCGCGGAGCCGTACTGCCCCCACATGGTCGACCACCTCGCCGACTCCTGCGACGCCGCGACCGACGCCGACTACCAGAAGGGCGGCACCTACGTCTGCATCGAGGGGCCGCAGTACTCGACCCGCGCCGAGAGCGAGTTCTACCGGGCGCAGGGCTGGGACGTCATCGGCATGACGACCATCCCGGAGGCCAAGTTGGCCCGCGAGGCCGAGATGTGCTACGCGACGGTGGCGGGCGTCACCGACTACGACGTCTGGAAGGAGGACAGCGAGGTGACCCTCCAGGAGGTGCTCGAGAACGCCGCCGAGAACGAAGACGCCATCAAGGAGGTCGTCGAGCGCGCCATCCGCCAGCTGCCCGACGAGCGCGACTGCGACTGCGGGTCGGCGCTGGAGGGGACCATCAACACGCCCACCGAGGCGATTCCCGACGAAACCCGCGAGCGCGTCGACGCGTTCGTCGGCGAGTACCTGGAGTAG
- the smc gene encoding chromosome segregation protein SMC, translating into MHIKKLVLDNFKSFGRTTEIPFYEDFTTVSGPNGSGKSNIIDSVLFALGLARTRGIRAEKLTDLIYNPGHADDGGADHGTREASVEVVLDNSDGKVDRAQVVNAAGSDNVGDVEEITIKRRVKQTDDNYYSYYYLNGRSVNLSDIQDLLAQAGVTPEGYNVVMQGDVTEIINMTPYERRQIIDEIAGVAEFDAKKEDAFEELEVVKERVSEAELRIGEKQERLEQLSDERETALEYRGLREEKEEYEGYVKAAELEEKRTDLRHTREDIEEREEELAELQAELDERQGKVIRLEDELEELNAEIERKGEDEQLEIKSEIEAVKGEIGRLEDQIESAEEKIQDAENTRRQAFVEIDRKQETVDELADDVRSVKIEKSSLKADVQQKEADLAEVEKQIEEVDTEYDEVKADLAEKKSTLEEYKSEKNDLQREKDRLLDEARRRSNEESEKEAELEQARESIPELESKLDDLSAELSKAEKNRAQIDEVVGDLKQQKRELQGDLDDVEDSLQAKQQEYAQLEANASESGDSSFGRAVSTVLNAGLQGVHGAVAQLGSVAEKYATACETAAGGRLANVVVDDDGVGQRCIEHLKSRNAGRATFLPMTEMHRRNLPSAPNAPGVVDFAYNLVDFDSQYAGVFAYVLGDTLVVDDLDTARDLMGDYRLVTLSGELVEKSGAMTGGSKGGSRYSFSKSGKGQLERVAKQINDLEDERRSIREDIRSVEDRLDDARDRKTDAGDQVRSIESNVERTEEKLGSAKSRIDAIEAELEEMAEEREAVNEQMADIESEIEARNADIEEVEEAIAELEAELADSQIPELTAEADEIEADIDDLEDRMDDLDGRLNELQLEKQYAEDAIEDLHDDIETAQNRKAEQEEKIAELEDEIEDREEVLEEKREAVADLEDELAELKDERKDLKEDLRAAEKERDGKQSEVESVQNRLDSLRRSAERLQEEVSELEGTVEEYDADEIPDLNEVKRNISRLEREMEALEPVNMLAIDEYDDVKSDLEDLEERKSILVEEREGIRERIDSYEAQKKETFMEAYEAIAEQFTDIFERLSAGTGELHLENPEDPFEDGLTMKAQPGDKPIQRLNAMSGGEKSLTALAFIFAIQRFNPAPFYALDEVDAFLDAANAERVGEMVDELAGDAQFIVVSHRSAMMERSERAIGVTMQGDNVSTVTGIQLGDSGEVPADD; encoded by the coding sequence ATGCACATCAAAAAGCTCGTCTTGGACAACTTCAAGAGCTTCGGACGTACCACCGAAATCCCGTTCTACGAGGATTTTACCACGGTCAGCGGTCCGAACGGTTCAGGCAAGAGCAACATCATCGACAGCGTCCTGTTCGCGCTCGGACTCGCCCGTACCCGCGGTATCCGTGCGGAGAAACTGACCGACCTCATCTACAACCCCGGTCACGCCGACGACGGCGGGGCCGATCACGGGACCCGTGAGGCAAGCGTCGAAGTGGTCCTGGACAACAGCGACGGGAAGGTCGACCGGGCGCAGGTCGTCAACGCCGCCGGTTCGGACAACGTCGGTGACGTCGAGGAGATCACCATCAAACGCCGGGTCAAACAGACCGACGACAACTACTACTCCTACTACTACCTCAACGGTCGGTCGGTGAACCTCTCGGACATCCAGGACCTGCTGGCGCAGGCCGGGGTGACCCCCGAAGGGTACAACGTCGTCATGCAGGGCGACGTGACCGAGATCATCAACATGACGCCGTACGAGCGGCGCCAAATCATCGACGAGATCGCGGGCGTCGCCGAGTTCGATGCGAAGAAGGAGGACGCCTTCGAGGAACTCGAAGTCGTCAAAGAGCGGGTGAGCGAGGCCGAACTCCGCATCGGGGAGAAACAGGAGCGCCTCGAGCAGCTCTCCGACGAGCGCGAAACCGCCCTCGAATACAGGGGCCTCCGCGAGGAGAAGGAGGAGTACGAGGGCTACGTCAAAGCCGCGGAACTCGAAGAGAAGCGGACCGACCTCCGCCACACGCGCGAGGACATCGAAGAGCGCGAGGAGGAACTCGCCGAGTTACAGGCCGAGTTGGACGAGCGGCAGGGGAAGGTCATCCGCCTCGAAGACGAACTCGAGGAACTCAACGCCGAGATCGAGCGGAAGGGCGAAGACGAACAGCTCGAGATCAAGAGCGAGATAGAGGCCGTCAAGGGCGAGATCGGCCGACTCGAAGACCAGATCGAGTCGGCCGAGGAGAAGATCCAGGACGCGGAGAACACCCGCCGACAGGCGTTCGTCGAGATCGACCGCAAGCAGGAAACCGTCGACGAACTCGCCGACGACGTCCGGAGCGTCAAGATCGAGAAGTCCTCGCTGAAGGCCGACGTCCAGCAGAAGGAGGCCGACCTCGCGGAGGTCGAGAAGCAGATCGAGGAGGTCGACACCGAGTACGACGAGGTGAAGGCCGACCTCGCCGAGAAGAAGTCGACGCTCGAGGAGTACAAGAGCGAGAAGAACGACCTCCAGCGCGAGAAGGATCGCCTGCTCGACGAGGCCCGGCGGCGGTCGAACGAAGAGAGCGAGAAGGAAGCCGAGTTGGAGCAGGCCCGCGAGTCGATTCCCGAACTCGAATCGAAACTGGACGACCTCTCGGCCGAACTCTCGAAGGCCGAGAAGAACCGCGCCCAGATAGACGAGGTGGTCGGCGACCTCAAACAGCAGAAGCGGGAACTCCAGGGCGACCTGGACGACGTGGAGGACAGCCTCCAGGCCAAACAGCAGGAGTACGCCCAACTCGAAGCCAACGCGAGCGAGAGCGGCGACTCGTCGTTCGGCCGGGCGGTTTCGACCGTGCTGAACGCCGGTCTACAGGGCGTCCACGGCGCGGTGGCCCAACTCGGTAGCGTCGCCGAGAAGTACGCCACGGCCTGCGAGACGGCCGCGGGCGGCCGTCTCGCGAACGTCGTGGTCGACGACGACGGCGTCGGCCAGCGGTGCATCGAGCACCTGAAGTCGCGGAACGCCGGGCGGGCGACGTTCCTGCCGATGACGGAGATGCACCGGCGCAACCTCCCGTCGGCCCCGAACGCGCCCGGCGTGGTCGACTTCGCGTACAACCTCGTCGACTTCGACTCCCAGTACGCGGGCGTGTTCGCCTACGTGCTCGGCGACACGCTGGTGGTCGACGATCTCGACACCGCTCGCGACCTGATGGGCGACTACCGCCTCGTGACGCTATCGGGCGAACTGGTCGAGAAGAGCGGCGCGATGACCGGCGGTTCGAAGGGCGGGTCCCGCTACTCGTTCTCGAAGTCCGGCAAGGGCCAACTCGAACGGGTCGCCAAGCAGATCAACGACCTCGAAGACGAGCGGCGGTCCATCCGCGAGGACATCCGGAGCGTCGAGGACCGACTCGACGACGCCCGGGACCGCAAGACCGACGCCGGAGATCAGGTGCGCTCCATCGAGTCGAACGTCGAGCGCACCGAGGAGAAGCTCGGTTCGGCGAAGTCGCGCATCGACGCCATCGAGGCGGAACTCGAGGAGATGGCCGAAGAGCGCGAGGCGGTCAACGAGCAGATGGCCGACATCGAGTCGGAAATCGAGGCCCGGAACGCCGACATCGAGGAGGTCGAGGAGGCCATCGCCGAACTCGAAGCGGAACTCGCCGACTCCCAGATTCCGGAACTCACGGCCGAGGCCGACGAGATCGAGGCCGACATCGACGACCTCGAAGACCGGATGGACGACCTCGACGGCCGGCTCAACGAACTCCAACTCGAGAAGCAGTACGCCGAGGACGCCATCGAGGACCTCCACGACGACATCGAGACGGCTCAGAACCGCAAGGCCGAACAGGAGGAGAAGATCGCGGAACTCGAAGACGAGATCGAGGACCGCGAGGAGGTCTTGGAGGAGAAGCGCGAGGCGGTCGCCGACCTCGAAGACGAACTCGCGGAACTCAAAGACGAGCGCAAGGACCTCAAGGAGGACCTCCGTGCCGCCGAGAAGGAGCGCGACGGAAAGCAGTCGGAGGTCGAGTCGGTCCAGAACCGCCTCGACAGCCTGCGCCGGAGCGCCGAGCGCCTCCAGGAGGAGGTTTCGGAACTCGAAGGCACCGTCGAGGAGTACGACGCCGACGAGATTCCCGACCTGAACGAGGTCAAACGGAACATCTCGCGGCTCGAACGCGAGATGGAGGCCTTAGAGCCGGTGAACATGCTGGCCATCGACGAGTACGACGACGTCAAATCCGACCTGGAGGACCTCGAAGAGCGCAAGTCCATCCTGGTCGAGGAGCGCGAGGGCATCCGCGAGCGCATCGACTCCTACGAGGCCCAGAAGAAGGAGACGTTCATGGAGGCCTACGAGGCCATCGCCGAGCAGTTCACCGACATCTTCGAGCGACTGTCGGCCGGGACGGGCGAACTCCACCTCGAGAACCCCGAGGACCCCTTCGAGGACGGCCTGACGATGAAGGCTCAGCCGGGCGACAAGCCCATCCAGCGGCTCAACGCGATGTCGGGCGGCGAGAAGAGCCTGACCGCGCTCGCGTTCATCTTCGCCATCCAGCGATTCAACCCCGCGCCGTTCTACGCGCTCGACGAGGTCGACGCCTTCCTCGACGCCGCGAACGCCGAGCGGGTCGGCGAGATGGTCGACGAACTCGCGGGCGACGCCCAGTTCATCGTCGTGAGCCACCGGTCGGCGATGATGGAGCGCTCCGAGCGCGCCATCGGCGTCACGATGCAGGGCGACAACGTCAGCACCGTCACCGGTATCCAACTCGGCGATAGCGGGGAGGTGCCGGCCGATGACTAG
- a CDS encoding DUF7518 family protein, with product MSDAEERVDELETKVGRLEATVQGLTEELVEVHDRLETLESERSESTETTNAGRTRTRNDKSDESKSTESQEEDETGGDSELGDDIIVA from the coding sequence ATGAGCGACGCCGAGGAGCGAGTCGACGAACTCGAAACGAAGGTCGGACGACTCGAGGCGACGGTGCAGGGGTTGACCGAGGAACTCGTGGAGGTCCACGACCGACTCGAAACGCTGGAATCGGAGCGGAGCGAGTCGACCGAGACGACGAACGCCGGCCGCACGCGCACACGAAACGATAAAAGCGACGAATCTAAAAGCACAGAGTCCCAGGAAGAAGACGAGACGGGGGGAGATTCGGAGTTAGGCGACGACATCATCGTCGCGTAG
- the gatB gene encoding Asp-tRNA(Asn)/Glu-tRNA(Gln) amidotransferase subunit GatB, whose amino-acid sequence MTAQAVQQSDLAVVIGLEVHVQLETDTKIFCGCSTDVADDEPNTHTCPVCLGLPGALPVLNEAAVESAVKVGKAIDADIPEETTFHRKNYFYPDLPKGFQITQYDAPVCQDGELEIEVEGERRTVGIERAHLEEDPGSLQHQGGNIDTADYTLVDYNRAGVPLMEIVTEPDFRGASEVRAFLAKLEEVLEYLGVFDSQRDGSLRIDANLSVVPGDEVGEDGAIGEETLASANRTEVKNISSHKGAEKALAYEATRQKNAVQRGREVEQETRHWDESRGITVSMRSKEEEKDYRYFREADLPPLQVSDWKQKLEIPELPDARRERFREEYGLSREAASKLTSTKQVADFYEDVASEYDPDLAATWVADNLLGELNYRDMEITDVDDRLDEFTHLVELVAEDEITTKNAEEVVLREMLDGGDDPETIIDREGLGKADEGQVEGAVTEAIEENPDAVEDYYDGEGGALNFLVGQVMQKTGGSADPGSVNQLLRERLDEADD is encoded by the coding sequence ATGACTGCTCAGGCTGTCCAGCAATCGGACCTCGCGGTCGTCATCGGACTCGAGGTCCACGTCCAGCTGGAGACGGACACGAAGATCTTCTGCGGGTGTTCGACCGACGTGGCCGACGACGAGCCGAACACCCACACCTGTCCGGTGTGTCTCGGCCTGCCGGGCGCGCTCCCGGTGCTCAACGAGGCCGCCGTCGAGTCGGCCGTCAAGGTCGGCAAGGCCATCGACGCCGACATCCCCGAGGAGACGACCTTCCACCGGAAGAACTACTTCTACCCCGACCTCCCGAAGGGTTTCCAGATCACCCAGTACGACGCGCCGGTCTGCCAGGACGGCGAACTCGAGATCGAAGTCGAGGGCGAGCGCCGCACCGTCGGCATCGAGCGCGCGCACCTCGAAGAGGACCCCGGCAGCCTGCAGCACCAGGGCGGCAACATCGACACCGCCGACTACACGCTGGTCGACTACAACCGCGCCGGCGTCCCGCTGATGGAGATCGTCACCGAACCCGACTTCCGCGGCGCGAGCGAGGTCCGGGCGTTCCTCGCGAAGTTGGAGGAGGTGCTCGAGTATCTCGGCGTCTTCGACAGCCAGCGCGACGGCTCGCTCCGCATCGACGCCAACCTCAGCGTCGTGCCCGGCGACGAGGTCGGCGAGGACGGCGCCATCGGCGAGGAGACGCTCGCGTCGGCCAACCGAACCGAGGTCAAGAACATCTCCAGCCACAAGGGCGCCGAGAAGGCGCTGGCCTACGAGGCGACTCGCCAGAAGAACGCGGTCCAGCGGGGCCGCGAGGTCGAACAGGAGACGCGCCACTGGGACGAGTCCCGAGGCATCACCGTCTCGATGCGCTCGAAGGAGGAGGAGAAGGACTACCGCTACTTCCGGGAGGCCGACCTGCCGCCGTTGCAAGTCAGCGACTGGAAGCAGAAGCTCGAAATTCCAGAACTCCCCGACGCCCGCCGCGAGCGATTCCGCGAGGAGTACGGCCTGAGCCGGGAGGCCGCGAGCAAGCTCACCTCCACCAAACAGGTCGCCGACTTCTACGAGGACGTCGCCAGCGAGTACGACCCGGACCTCGCGGCGACCTGGGTCGCCGACAACCTGCTGGGCGAACTCAACTACCGCGACATGGAGATCACCGACGTCGACGACCGACTCGACGAGTTCACGCACCTCGTGGAACTGGTCGCCGAGGACGAGATTACCACCAAGAACGCCGAGGAGGTCGTGCTCCGCGAGATGCTCGACGGGGGCGATGACCCCGAAACCATCATCGACCGCGAGGGACTCGGCAAGGCCGACGAGGGCCAGGTCGAAGGCGCGGTCACCGAGGCCATCGAGGAGAACCCCGACGCCGTCGAGGACTACTACGACGGCGAGGGCGGCGCGCTCAACTTCC
- a CDS encoding segregation/condensation protein A codes for MTRETPEESPKGERGGAERRPASSETRESSETPKESRKNGEAVSKESPDASRDPDAEPRADGVSTSEASRGSSELRSDGGERERSEREARRGAKRTDGGIPLNIAGHEEEKRKREREGEESDLPGGNAPESPAVGGDSGADGSDDGGSTSEDGDAILDEVAADVPDSDDDEGEPVELLVQLAEEGEIEPWDIDIVTVTDKFLDRLDGSDLRTSGRALFYASVLLRMKSDALLADDEEEEEPEDPWAEWGPDAEMPMEGEDGDFPAYDPVNQLEAEMERRLDRKSARGSPETLDELVRELRERERGSWWKESRSYDTSKSPHGFSRGTQTLDYHTGDDMRMDDEPSEDEALGTAHDEHIEVVIDDVQVELERQYDAGREEVLYAEIDTVGGTRIETFLALLFLSHRGVVTLEQDDLFGDLWVIDAATADAETDDSDEAEAIAD; via the coding sequence ATGACTAGGGAGACTCCGGAGGAGTCTCCGAAAGGCGAGCGGGGAGGAGCGGAGCGACGACCCGCGAGTAGCGAGACGCGCGAGTCGAGCGAGACTCCGAAGGAGTCTCGGAAGAACGGCGAAGCCGTGAGCAAGGAATCGCCGGACGCCTCCCGGGACCCCGATGCCGAACCGCGAGCCGACGGCGTCTCGACGAGCGAAGCGAGTCGAGGCTCGTCAGAGCTGCGCTCTGACGGCGGCGAGCGCGAGCGAAGCGAGCGCGAGGCTCGTCGGGGAGCGAAGCGGACCGACGGCGGCATCCCGCTCAACATCGCGGGCCACGAGGAGGAGAAGCGAAAGCGCGAGCGGGAGGGCGAGGAATCGGACCTCCCCGGCGGGAACGCGCCTGAGTCGCCGGCGGTCGGCGGCGACTCGGGTGCGGACGGGTCGGACGACGGCGGTTCCACCTCCGAGGACGGCGACGCCATCCTCGACGAGGTGGCCGCCGACGTGCCCGATTCGGACGACGACGAGGGCGAACCGGTCGAACTGCTGGTCCAGTTGGCCGAGGAGGGCGAAATCGAGCCGTGGGACATCGACATCGTGACGGTCACCGACAAGTTCCTCGACCGCCTCGACGGCTCGGACCTCCGGACCTCGGGCCGGGCGCTGTTCTACGCCAGCGTCCTCCTGCGGATGAAGAGCGACGCCCTGCTGGCCGACGACGAGGAAGAGGAGGAACCCGAGGACCCGTGGGCGGAGTGGGGGCCGGACGCCGAGATGCCGATGGAGGGCGAGGACGGCGACTTCCCCGCCTACGACCCCGTCAACCAGCTCGAAGCCGAGATGGAACGCCGCCTCGACCGCAAGAGCGCCCGCGGGTCGCCCGAGACGCTCGACGAACTCGTCCGGGAACTCCGCGAGCGCGAGCGCGGGTCGTGGTGGAAGGAGTCCCGGAGCTACGACACCTCGAAGTCGCCCCACGGGTTCAGCCGCGGGACCCAGACCCTCGACTACCACACGGGCGACGACATGCGGATGGACGACGAGCCCTCGGAGGACGAGGCGCTCGGGACCGCCCACGACGAGCACATCGAGGTGGTCATCGACGACGTGCAGGTCGAACTGGAGCGCCAGTACGACGCGGGCCGCGAGGAGGTGCTGTACGCCGAGATCGACACCGTCGGCGGCACGCGCATCGAGACGTTCCTCGCGCTGCTCTTTCTCTCCCACCGCGGCGTCGTGACGCTGGAGCAGGACGACCTGTTCGGCGACCTCTGGGTCATCGACGCCGCGACCGCCGACGCAGAAACCGACGACTCCGACGAGGCGGAAGCGATAGCCGACTAG
- a CDS encoding PhoX family protein: MREHITRRETLESLIALSVGLNAGSGIVGARSGRGGHGPNEPTLNRFATTVAGAEFTGIFLTDDGQLFFNVQHPAKAAEEEYRPGAVGAVAGVDVTRLPSDFESVQPPKSTATRVKTAEGEYQVLAEGGDETVDGRKLGIPYSADGEPMTDGASPDFNGFVPADDGSDAGYLFTNWETQPGMVSRMTLSQKGDTGAWTVEEKRNLDFRPVEGTWNNCFGTVSPWGTPLTSEEYEPDAAAWFSSEEQTYGNGEAAVEEYLGEFGNAYRYGYIVEIADPTGDDPTPTKHYAMGRFSHENAVVMPDRKTVYMSDDGTGTVFFKFVADEAGDLSSGTLYAARARQQGGVDDPADVSFGLRWVELGHATDDQVESWIAEYDQKPSTDPDYVTDAEIEAWARGEADDDRAAFLESRKAAAAVGATDEFRKMEGVNVRPGAKPGDFLYMAMSEVNETMRPNEATGEGDDSQDRIRLEGNDYGAVYRMRLDGNYDVHRMEPVVVGGPNANVCGGCPYDAHPNSKENVCRDCAFNPAEERGRGHDHGDAPGDSGGDSNAKGVQKAAKAATSLAGEGMAKLTDASSTVDPENAVANPDNLVVMPDGRVIIGEDSDLHRPNMLWVYDPGRGN; the protein is encoded by the coding sequence ATGCGGGAACATATAACGCGACGGGAGACGCTCGAATCGCTCATCGCGCTGTCGGTCGGACTGAACGCGGGGTCGGGCATCGTGGGCGCGCGGTCCGGACGCGGCGGTCACGGACCGAACGAGCCGACGCTGAACCGGTTCGCGACCACCGTCGCCGGCGCGGAGTTCACCGGCATCTTCCTCACCGACGACGGCCAGTTGTTCTTCAACGTCCAGCACCCCGCGAAGGCGGCCGAGGAGGAGTACCGGCCGGGCGCGGTCGGCGCGGTCGCGGGCGTCGACGTGACCCGACTGCCGAGCGACTTCGAGAGCGTCCAGCCCCCGAAGTCGACCGCGACGCGGGTCAAGACTGCGGAAGGCGAGTACCAGGTGCTCGCCGAGGGCGGCGACGAGACCGTCGACGGCCGGAAACTCGGGATTCCGTACTCCGCCGACGGCGAACCGATGACCGACGGCGCGAGCCCCGACTTCAACGGGTTCGTGCCCGCCGACGACGGTAGCGACGCCGGCTACCTCTTCACCAACTGGGAGACACAGCCCGGGATGGTCAGCCGAATGACGCTCTCCCAGAAGGGCGACACCGGCGCCTGGACCGTCGAGGAGAAGCGCAACCTCGACTTCCGACCGGTCGAGGGCACCTGGAACAACTGCTTCGGCACCGTCTCGCCGTGGGGGACGCCGCTGACTTCCGAGGAGTACGAACCCGACGCCGCGGCGTGGTTCAGTTCCGAGGAGCAGACCTACGGCAATGGCGAGGCGGCCGTCGAGGAGTACCTCGGCGAGTTCGGAAACGCCTACCGGTACGGCTACATCGTCGAGATAGCCGACCCGACCGGTGACGACCCGACGCCGACCAAGCACTACGCGATGGGGCGGTTCTCCCACGAGAACGCGGTCGTGATGCCCGACCGGAAGACGGTCTACATGAGCGACGACGGCACCGGAACGGTCTTCTTCAAGTTCGTCGCCGACGAGGCGGGCGACCTCTCGTCGGGCACCCTCTACGCCGCGCGGGCCCGCCAGCAGGGCGGCGTCGACGACCCCGCCGACGTGAGCTTCGGCCTCCGGTGGGTGGAACTCGGCCACGCGACCGACGACCAGGTCGAGTCGTGGATCGCCGAGTACGACCAGAAGCCCTCGACCGACCCGGACTACGTCACCGACGCCGAAATCGAGGCGTGGGCGAGGGGCGAGGCCGACGACGACCGGGCGGCGTTCCTCGAATCGCGGAAGGCCGCGGCGGCGGTCGGCGCGACCGACGAGTTCCGCAAGATGGAGGGCGTCAACGTCCGACCGGGCGCCAAGCCGGGCGACTTCCTCTACATGGCGATGTCCGAGGTCAACGAGACGATGCGCCCGAACGAGGCCACGGGCGAGGGCGACGACTCCCAGGACCGGATTCGACTCGAAGGCAACGACTACGGCGCGGTCTACCGGATGCGCCTCGACGGAAACTACGACGTCCACCGGATGGAACCGGTCGTGGTCGGCGGGCCGAACGCCAACGTCTGCGGCGGGTGCCCCTACGACGCCCACCCGAACTCGAAGGAGAACGTCTGTCGGGACTGCGCGTTCAACCCGGCCGAGGAGCGCGGCCGCGGTCACGACCACGGCGACGCGCCGGGTGACTCGGGCGGAGACTCGAACGCCAAGGGCGTCCAGAAGGCCGCGAAAGCGGCGACGAGCCTCGCCGGCGAGGGGATGGCGAAACTCACCGACGCCTCCTCGACCGTGGACCCGGAGAACGCCGTAGCCAACCCCGACAACCTCGTCGTGATGCCCGACGGTCGGGTGATAATCGGCGAGGACAGCGACCTCCACCGCCCGAACATGCTCTGGGTGTACGACCCCGGTCGCGGGAACTGA
- a CDS encoding DMT family transporter → MREYLYLAGAIAAEVSGTAALKFSDGFTNVVPSLVVVVGYVGSFYLLSLTLQELPIGLVYATWSAVGIVAAALIGVLLFDETVDVAGLVGMALIVAGVVVLNVLSDAYAPAH, encoded by the coding sequence ATGCGCGAGTACCTCTACCTGGCAGGCGCCATCGCCGCCGAGGTGAGCGGCACCGCGGCGCTGAAGTTCTCGGACGGGTTCACGAACGTCGTCCCGTCGCTCGTCGTCGTGGTCGGGTACGTCGGTTCGTTCTACCTCCTCAGCCTCACCCTCCAGGAGTTGCCGATAGGGCTGGTGTACGCGACGTGGTCGGCGGTCGGCATCGTGGCCGCGGCGCTGATCGGCGTCCTCCTGTTCGACGAGACCGTGGACGTCGCGGGCCTCGTCGGGATGGCGCTCATCGTCGCCGGCGTCGTCGTCCTCAACGTCCTCTCGGACGCTTACGCGCCCGCCCATTGA
- a CDS encoding SDR family NAD(P)-dependent oxidoreductase, whose product MHPTEGRRVVVTGANEGIGYHLLTSLVEDGYQVAGLDIDGGRVQPLQESYPERVRFLECDVTVDDDVEAAVAEVRNRWGEIDILVNNASIFNFASFEDQTLADTKREFEVNYFGYVRAIRAVLPSMRERNEGIIHNVSSGAGLVGHPGLSGYASTKGAIEALVRSLRLELRHENVACTLMHPPLTNTRSASQLGYPASLLRDPADVGRKLAGKIESTDRVIAADWQTKLGLYLSRRLPSLVEKGTERFVSPAE is encoded by the coding sequence ATGCACCCGACCGAGGGGAGACGAGTCGTCGTCACGGGCGCGAACGAGGGAATCGGCTATCACCTGCTCACCTCCTTGGTCGAAGACGGCTACCAGGTCGCCGGACTCGATATCGACGGCGGACGCGTCCAACCCCTACAGGAATCGTACCCGGAGCGGGTCCGCTTCTTGGAGTGTGACGTCACGGTGGACGACGACGTCGAGGCGGCCGTCGCGGAGGTGAGAAACCGGTGGGGCGAAATCGACATCCTCGTCAACAACGCCTCGATATTCAACTTCGCCTCCTTCGAGGACCAGACGCTCGCCGACACGAAACGCGAGTTCGAGGTGAACTACTTCGGGTACGTCCGGGCGATTCGCGCCGTCTTACCCTCCATGCGAGAACGGAACGAGGGTATCATCCACAACGTGAGTTCCGGGGCCGGACTGGTCGGCCATCCCGGACTCTCCGGATACGCTTCGACCAAGGGAGCTATCGAGGCGCTCGTCCGCTCGCTGCGATTGGAACTGCGACACGAGAACGTGGCGTGCACGCTGATGCATCCGCCGCTGACGAACACCCGTTCGGCGAGTCAACTCGGCTATCCGGCGTCGCTCCTGCGCGACCCCGCCGACGTCGGCCGGAAACTGGCGGGGAAGATAGAGTCGACCGACCGGGTGATTGCCGCCGACTGGCAGACAAAGCTCGGACTGTACCTCTCCCGGCGCTTGCCCTCCCTGGTCGAGAAGGGCACCGAGCGGTTCGTTTCTCCCGCCGAATAG